A region of Salvelinus alpinus chromosome 6, SLU_Salpinus.1, whole genome shotgun sequence DNA encodes the following proteins:
- the LOC139578738 gene encoding putative nuclease HARBI1 isoform X1: MKAQNCVFLSALTMACPFVRDVVDEEALVLRRAFRRERVFRDRLDPLAFPDDHLYERYRFSADGIRYLCRLLGPRIKHRTARSHALSVEQMVCVALRFFASGAFLYSVGDAEQLNKATICRTIRSVCLAIKALADVFISFPGHRRLCDIKEEFYRIAGFPNVIGAVDCTHIRIKAPSGAHEADFVNRKSFHSINVQMVCNADCVISNVVAKWPGSVHDSRIFRASEIYQCLSQGEFSGVLLGDRGYGCQPFLLTPFTDPQEAQQAYNHAHARTRARVEMTFGLLKARFHCLHKLRVSPVRACDITVACAVLHNVACLRKERAPRVPPAMDWDNPAIFPPDDGC, encoded by the exons atgaaggcccaaaattgtgtgttcctttctgctctgacaatggcatgcccattcgtgcgagatgtggtggatgaagaagcacttgtgctgaggagagccttcaggcgagaaagggtcttcagggaccggttggacccactggccttccctgatgaccatctatatgaaagatacaggttttctgcagatggcatcaggtatctatgcagactactgggtcccaggattaagcaccgcactgcacggagccatgcactgagtgtggagcaaatggtttgtgtggccttgcgcttttttgctagtggagccttcctgtactcagtgggggatgcagaacagctgaacaaggcgacaatttgccgcacaataaggagtgtgtgtctggctatcaaagcattagcagatgtcttcatctccttccctggccacagaagactctgtgacatcaaagaggagttctataggattgcag gtttccccaatgtcattggtgcagtggactgcacacacataaggataaaagccccctcaggtgcccatgaggccgattttgtgaataggaaatcctttcacagcattaatgttcag atggtctgcaatgctgactgtgtgatcagcaatgttgtggcaaaatggcctggctcagtccatgactccagaatctttcgggcctctgaaatctatcagtgcctatcacaag gtgaattctctggtgtgttgctgggagacagggggtatggctgccagccttttctcctgacacctttcacagacccccaggaagcacagcaggcctacaaccatgcccatgccaggaccagggccagagttgaaatgacctttggcctcctgaaggcacgctttcactgccttcacaaattaagggtcagccctgttagggcatgtgatattactgtggcttgtgctgtcctccacaatgtggcctgcctgaggaaggagagggcccccagagtgccaccagccatggactgggacaatccggcaatcttccctccTGACgacggctgctga
- the LOC139578738 gene encoding putative nuclease HARBI1 isoform X2, whose product MKAQNCVFLSALTMACPFVRDVVDEEALVLRRAFRRERVFRDRLDPLAFPDDHLYERYRFSADGIRYLCRLLGPRIKHRTARSHALSVEQMVCVALRFFASGAFLYSVGDAEQLNKATICRTIRSVCLAIKALADVFISFPGHRRLCDIKEEFYRIAVDCTHIRIKAPSGAHEADFVNRKSFHSINVQMVCNADCVISNVVAKWPGSVHDSRIFRASEIYQCLSQGEFSGVLLGDRGYGCQPFLLTPFTDPQEAQQAYNHAHARTRARVEMTFGLLKARFHCLHKLRVSPVRACDITVACAVLHNVACLRKERAPRVPPAMDWDNPAIFPPDDGC is encoded by the exons atgaaggcccaaaattgtgtgttcctttctgctctgacaatggcatgcccattcgtgcgagatgtggtggatgaagaagcacttgtgctgaggagagccttcaggcgagaaagggtcttcagggaccggttggacccactggccttccctgatgaccatctatatgaaagatacaggttttctgcagatggcatcaggtatctatgcagactactgggtcccaggattaagcaccgcactgcacggagccatgcactgagtgtggagcaaatggtttgtgtggccttgcgcttttttgctagtggagccttcctgtactcagtgggggatgcagaacagctgaacaaggcgacaatttgccgcacaataaggagtgtgtgtctggctatcaaagcattagcagatgtcttcatctccttccctggccacagaagactctgtgacatcaaagaggagttctataggattgcag tggactgcacacacataaggataaaagccccctcaggtgcccatgaggccgattttgtgaataggaaatcctttcacagcattaatgttcag atggtctgcaatgctgactgtgtgatcagcaatgttgtggcaaaatggcctggctcagtccatgactccagaatctttcgggcctctgaaatctatcagtgcctatcacaag gtgaattctctggtgtgttgctgggagacagggggtatggctgccagccttttctcctgacacctttcacagacccccaggaagcacagcaggcctacaaccatgcccatgccaggaccagggccagagttgaaatgacctttggcctcctgaaggcacgctttcactgccttcacaaattaagggtcagccctgttagggcatgtgatattactgtggcttgtgctgtcctccacaatgtggcctgcctgaggaaggagagggcccccagagtgccaccagccatggactgggacaatccggcaatcttccctccTGACgacggctgctga